From Caretta caretta isolate rCarCar2 chromosome 14, rCarCar1.hap1, whole genome shotgun sequence, the proteins below share one genomic window:
- the LOC125621273 gene encoding uncharacterized protein LOC125621273 — MAHWRTISHRWATNWLHWLLLDWARRQLGHLLRMCLGVALAVMLVFIILCILARGLRQEMLGLSPLSAGDPTALMVRPPSLPQGVLSLLRDALFHVAALLSFQEPLTIANLLRHRDRLQGLDEASYELRECLERAVEEFSKEPPAVQANAWLSVQCAGRVLEFLSGQGDCKISVYLLHHRVRYSVEVRTAELYLARLAMHPEPLSVDALLRVRRRLQAWGVLTEELRGCLDFAVQKFTEEPLCVQDNARMVVDCAGRALSFSAGAGGNQINVYDDRDGRVHYRIQASGLWARTARFLNGNSPHHTLNVGPRW, encoded by the coding sequence ATGGCTCACTGGAGGACCATCAGCCACCGCTGGGCCACTAACTGGCTCCACTGGTTGCTCCTGGACTGGGCCAGGAGGCAGCTGGGCCACCTGTTGCGAATGTGTCTCGGGGTGGCCTTGGCCGTGATGCTGGTCTTCATCATCCTCTGCATCCTCGCTCGTGGGCTGCGACAGGAGATGCTGGGCCTTTCCCCCCTGAGTGCCGGGGACCCCACGGCTCTGATGGTCCGTCCGCCGAGCCTCCCCCAGGGTGTCCTCAGCCTCCTCCGGGACGCCTTGTTCCACGTTGCCGCCCTGCTGTCCTTCCAGGAGCCTCTAACCATCGCCAACCTCCTGAGGCACCGGGACCGGCTGCAGGGCCTGGACGAGGCGAGCTACGAGCTCCGGGAGTGTCTCGAGCGGGCCGTTGAGGAGTTCAGCAAGGAGCCGCCGGCGGTCCAGGCCAACGCCTGGCTGAGTGTCCAGTGTGCGGGGCGGGTGCTGGAGTTCCTCTCCGGCCAGGGGGACTGCAAGATCTCGGTCTATCTCCTCCACCACCGTGTCCGGTACAGCGTGGAGGTGCGGACGGCCGAGCTGTACCTGGCCAGGCTGGCCATGCACCCGGAGCCGCTGAGCGTGGACGCGCTGCTGAGGGTGCGGCGCCGGCTCCAGGCCTGGGGGGTGCTGACCGAGGAGCTCAGAGGCTGCCTGGACTTCGCCGTGCAGAAATTCACCGAGGAGCCACTCTGCGTCCAGGACAATGCCAGGATGGTGGTGGACTGCGCTGGGCGGGCGCTGAGCTTCTCCGCGGGAGCTGGGGGGAACCAGATCAATGTCTACGACGACCGGGACGGCCGCGTCCACTACCGAATCCAGGCGTCGGGGCTGTGGGCCCGCACCGCGCGGTTCCTCAATGGCAACTCGCCCCACCACACCCTGAACGTGGGCCCCCGGTGGTGA